Within the Risungbinella massiliensis genome, the region AGGGATCGCCAGAGCCAAAGCCCAGGGCAAATATCAGGGACGAGTCAAGAAGTACCATGATAAACACAAAGGTATGAATTACGCTGTCAAACTAGCCAAAGAACGAGAACAAAACGGGATGTCTATCAAAGAAATATGTGAGATAACCCAAGTTAGCCGATCTGCCCTATATCGCGAACTAGAAAAGGGTACACAATCATGTTGAGGAGTAATCCAATTGTTTAAAATTGATATTCCCGAAGACGACTTTTCTTATAGCATTCATGATCATCTATGGATCAAAAGAAATAAGCCTGGTATATATCGTTTCTACGATAGGAAAGGCACTCTTCTTTACGTCGGGAAAAGCTCTAATATTCATAACAGAATCAAAGAACATCTTAATGTTAATAAGCCAGTATACAACCCTCTGTTTTTTGTAAAACATAACTTCTATGAGGTTAAAGGCTTTTTTGAGCCAAACAAAACCTTAAGAACTATTTATGAAGAATATCTTATTTACACACTACAACCAGCTTGCAATCGTAGACAAATCCAATACGAAAGCAACTATGAAAGCTATATTCATCCTGACTACTTAGAATTGTATAGATCTCTCTACCCCAACAAATAACCACCCCTGAGGTGGTCTTTTTTTGTCCTTTTTCTCCTTGCTGATGCGCTCTATAAACCATAGGAGAAGAGATGCACAAAAATGAACCCAGCGAGGGAAACATTTTCAATTCTCCTTTAAGACATTAGACCCACAAACAAAGGAGAGATTGAACATGAAATGGATATGGCGACTACTCGAGATCCTAATGACAGAGATACTGTCTAACATCGTGCAAAGCCTTCTCTAATATTGAAAACCACCCTCAGCGGTGGCCTTTTTTTATGTGTTCGGTGGCTCAGTCACACCATGTGCTACTGGTTGCATGTGGTCCCCTCCCTTTTGTATCTTTTCTCGTACACACTCAATGTAGATCAGCGCATCAGTCAACTCCTCAGCTAAGTGATCCAACCATTGTCCTATATCTAGATTGTTGGGATTGACTGTCTCCCCATACTTTTTGATCCCCTTGATCTGTTGGGTAATCACCCTTTGTATAATTGGGTTCCCTCGGATCTCTTCCATCATCCAACCATCCCCTCCTCCTTATAGTCGGTTGACTGCTTTTAGTTTGTTGGATGGCTTTCTAAATGGCTCAATTGAATATCTAAGTGCTGCCATTGCATCATCAAATACCTCGACAGGCTCATCTAGGTATATATTCATCTTCTCGTCTTTCTTCCATTTCCATTGCTGGATCTCTTTTATGGTGTTAATGCAAGAAGGGTGAATATGAATTGTCATCTTCTTTAATACATCAATCTGAGCATTAACACTACCAGGATTCTTTACAACAGGTCTTGCCTTATATCCGGCTTTTCTCCACATCTTGATCCTGTCAGGCTCGGCAGAATCGCAATACATGGTCAGCCTTTTATCTAATTGTTTCCGCTCTGCTAGTTCTATGATCTCTCCAGTGTCCATCTCGTGCACGTATATCTCATGACAGATATAAAGTTCACCATCTTTAAAACCTACTGTCAGAATAGCGTTGGCGTGGTTGAATCCAAAGTCTTGCCCATATAGCATCGTATCGAATCGCTCAAAGGATGTATCAAATTCATG harbors:
- a CDS encoding terminase large subunit, whose protein sequence is MILKNYRVHEFDTSFERFDTMLYGQDFGFNHANAILTVGFKDGELYICHEIYVHEMDTGEIIELAERKQLDKRLTMYCDSAEPDRIKMWRKAGYKARPVVKNPGSVNAQIDVLKKMTIHIHPSCINTIKEIQQWKWKKDEKMNIYLDEPVEVFDDAMAALRYSIEPFRKPSNKLKAVNRL
- a CDS encoding GIY-YIG nuclease family protein, with product MFKIDIPEDDFSYSIHDHLWIKRNKPGIYRFYDRKGTLLYVGKSSNIHNRIKEHLNVNKPVYNPLFFVKHNFYEVKGFFEPNKTLRTIYEEYLIYTLQPACNRRQIQYESNYESYIHPDYLELYRSLYPNK